In a single window of the Branchiostoma floridae strain S238N-H82 chromosome 2, Bfl_VNyyK, whole genome shotgun sequence genome:
- the LOC118409573 gene encoding fibrinogen-like protein 1 isoform X2: MVRTLLFSLMTVVLLVGGGWGDVTFSAEISQQDAQEDRLNHHVDVKAQRNDPLPGTPTFEDCAALYPHLSAISTTQNGVFYIKPQSVPDQFEVYCDVTTDGGGWTAIQRRFDGRVNFNRNWADYKNGFGRVTGEHWLGLDKIHALTTQGSYELYVEVGDWEGNFAYAIYDTFSIGDEGTEYRLDIGGYSGDAGDSMSDSDGRRFSARDVDNDAMLATDCAQRNSAGWWYYRCADSTLNGPYYQLDDYNGQDTGRGVFWQHWKGYWYSLKTTKMMVRPRNFKRNL; this comes from the exons ATGGTCAGG ACTCTACTCTTCAGCCTGATGACTGTTGTGTTGCTTGTTGGTGGTGGCTGGGGTGATGTCACCTTTTCTGCCGAGATTTCTCAACAAGATGCTCAAG AAGACAGGTTGAACCACCATGTGGACGTTAAAGCCCAGAGGAACGACCCTCTCCCCGGTACGCCTACCTTTGAGGACTGCGCCGCCCTTTACCCCCACCTCTCCGCGATCAGCACAACGCAAAACGGAGTCTTCTACATCAAACCACAGTCTGTCCCTGACCAGTTTGAGGTCTACTGTGACGTGACTACAGATGGCGGCGGCTGGACCGCCATACAGAGGAGGTTTGATGGAAGGGTCAACTTTAACAGAAACTGGGCAGACTACAAAAATGGGTTTGGCAGGGTCACGGGTGAACACTGGCTTGGACTGGATAAAATCCACGCCTTGACAACACAGGGTAGTTATGAACTTTATGTGGAGGTAGGGGATTGGGAAGGTAATTTTGCTTATGCTATATATGATACCTTTAGCATCGGGGATGAGGGTACGGAGTATAGACTGGACATAGGGGGCTACAGTGGGGATGCCGGGGACTCTATGAGTGACAGTGATGGTAGGAGGTTCAGTGCCAGAGACGTGGACAATGATGCTATGCTTGCTACCGACTGTGCTCAGCGGAATTCAGCAGGCTGGTGGTATTACCGTTGTGCTGACTCCACCCTGAACGGCCCCTACTACCAACTAGATGACTATAACGGGCAGGACACAGGGCGGGGGGTCTTCTGGCAGCACTGGAAGGGTTACTGGTACTCACTGAAAACCACCAAGATGATGGTGCGGCCTCGAAACTTTAAACGCAATCTGTAA
- the LOC118409573 gene encoding fibrinogen-like protein 1 isoform X1 encodes MASFQTLLFSLMTVVLLVGGGWGDVTFSAEISQQDAQEDRLNHHVDVKAQRNDPLPGTPTFEDCAALYPHLSAISTTQNGVFYIKPQSVPDQFEVYCDVTTDGGGWTAIQRRFDGRVNFNRNWADYKNGFGRVTGEHWLGLDKIHALTTQGSYELYVEVGDWEGNFAYAIYDTFSIGDEGTEYRLDIGGYSGDAGDSMSDSDGRRFSARDVDNDAMLATDCAQRNSAGWWYYRCADSTLNGPYYQLDDYNGQDTGRGVFWQHWKGYWYSLKTTKMMVRPRNFKRNL; translated from the exons ATGGCATCCTTTCAGACTCTACTCTTCAGCCTGATGACTGTTGTGTTGCTTGTTGGTGGTGGCTGGGGTGATGTCACCTTTTCTGCCGAGATTTCTCAACAAGATGCTCAAG AAGACAGGTTGAACCACCATGTGGACGTTAAAGCCCAGAGGAACGACCCTCTCCCCGGTACGCCTACCTTTGAGGACTGCGCCGCCCTTTACCCCCACCTCTCCGCGATCAGCACAACGCAAAACGGAGTCTTCTACATCAAACCACAGTCTGTCCCTGACCAGTTTGAGGTCTACTGTGACGTGACTACAGATGGCGGCGGCTGGACCGCCATACAGAGGAGGTTTGATGGAAGGGTCAACTTTAACAGAAACTGGGCAGACTACAAAAATGGGTTTGGCAGGGTCACGGGTGAACACTGGCTTGGACTGGATAAAATCCACGCCTTGACAACACAGGGTAGTTATGAACTTTATGTGGAGGTAGGGGATTGGGAAGGTAATTTTGCTTATGCTATATATGATACCTTTAGCATCGGGGATGAGGGTACGGAGTATAGACTGGACATAGGGGGCTACAGTGGGGATGCCGGGGACTCTATGAGTGACAGTGATGGTAGGAGGTTCAGTGCCAGAGACGTGGACAATGATGCTATGCTTGCTACCGACTGTGCTCAGCGGAATTCAGCAGGCTGGTGGTATTACCGTTGTGCTGACTCCACCCTGAACGGCCCCTACTACCAACTAGATGACTATAACGGGCAGGACACAGGGCGGGGGGTCTTCTGGCAGCACTGGAAGGGTTACTGGTACTCACTGAAAACCACCAAGATGATGGTGCGGCCTCGAAACTTTAAACGCAATCTGTAA
- the LOC118409572 gene encoding annexin A5-like (The sequence of the model RefSeq protein was modified relative to this genomic sequence to represent the inferred CDS: added 14 bases not found in genome assembly), whose translation MSTKKEDTKFWQQLHNDAIEEPAKEEAAPQKKYFGTVFPAKDFDRVADAKALRHLVTQRDVDEQKLIDILAHRSQKQRMEIALQYETDFDEDLIGDLVTMLGADNDFGKVVWALMTPPRLYDARCLRGAMEGTGTDESVLIEILCSRTNKQIKKVIEAYSFATNFDLKKDLEQETDGNLRSLLIAMWEADREDKNVDYTVTLAEASTLIDEELETSLEKILTTRSYAHLRQTFLDYQRLSGHHIMEMISRQTGGFLNPTKDDIKEGYLAIVKCVLSLPGYFAERLYMAMMGFGTDEDTLTRVIVSRCEVDMKKVADIYERRHGKTLGAAIADETSGGYRDMLLALIGQD comes from the exons GACACGAAGTTCTGGCAGCAGTTGCACAATGATGCCATCGAGGAGCCAGCCAAAGAAGAAGCAGCTCCCCAAAAGAAGTACTTCGGCACAGTCTTTCCTGCCAAGGACTTTGACAGGGTGGCGGACGCCAAGGCCCTACGTCATCTGGTGACGCAGAGAG ATGTGGATGAACAGAAACTGATTGACATCTTGGCACACCGCAGCCAAAAGCAAAGGATGGAGATTGCCCTGCAATACGAGACGGACTTCGACGAG GACCTGATCGGGGACCTGGTGACCATGCTGGGTGCTGATAACGATTTCGGCAAGGTTGTGTGGGCGCTGATGACGCCGCCCCGACTGTACGACGCCAGGTGTCTGAGGGGGGCCATGGAGGGCACGGGCACGGACGAGTCTGTGCTCATCGAGATCCTCTGCT CAAATCAAGAAGGTTATAGAGGCTTACTCGTTCG CGACTAACTTTGATCTGAAGAAGGATCTAGAGCAGGAGACTGACGGCAACCTGCGCAGTCTACTCATAGCCATGTGGGAG GCAGACAGGGAAGACAAGAATGTTGACTATACAGTCACACTGGCTGAGGCCTCTACACTCATCGAT GAGGAACTTGAAACTTCCTTAGAGAAGATTCTGACGACTCGAAGCTACGCACATCTCAGGCAGACATTTCTGGACTACCAACGG CTAAGCGGACACCACATCATGGAGATGATTTCGCGTCAGACTGGCGGCTTCCTGAACCCTACCAAGGATGACATCAAGGAGGGCTACCTAGCGATCG TAAAATGCGTGTTGAGCCTGCCTGGTTACTTTGCGGAGCGTCTGTACATGGCCATGATGGGATTTGGAACAGACGAGGACACCCTCACAAGGGTCATCGTCAGTCGCTGTGAG GTTGACAtgaagaaggtggcagacaTCTATGAGCGGCGCCACGGAAAGACGCTAGGGGCCGCCATTGCAGACGAAACCAGTGGAGGTTATCGCGACATGCTTCTTGCGCTGATTGGACAGGACTAA